In Leuconostocaceae bacterium ESL0723, the following proteins share a genomic window:
- a CDS encoding KxYKxGKxW signal peptide domain-containing protein, with translation MKNTQNYKSYKAGKFWLTAGVSALGLTVGLATTTGANADTTNQSNDDDTISSAQKDILNTYNQDSKTATLPTSNNTTPTSTAPSTTPTTTNAATTPDNSSKAKAADITVGNTDTNNQPYSKDTSIPVTVAIDGKGQTYQKGDQIKVWFDNQNNQAATFVGGDSAVLNAPSTGSFAVLPDSSGFTYTFNQDTTATDPLAVQTLITVKPGSYYDEAIHLNATYTSVADGKSLPLTTTNAALAIGTPDDNPATIASSTATSTTASQAASTSAAKSAAASTSTSASAAASTAKSQANTNILSASGSLAGSTAASTSGSVAGSTAASTSASTSGSLAASTSASQSAADAGKPAKDHHKPGEKPGKHHDHKPGEGKPEPAKFDRHHHGHKAPKSASALPDTAKTANNNQAAEAAALLGLGASAATYAFFTKKRKDV, from the coding sequence ATGAAGAACACACAAAATTACAAGTCTTACAAAGCAGGTAAGTTTTGGTTGACTGCCGGCGTAAGTGCGCTGGGATTGACGGTTGGTTTGGCAACTACCACTGGTGCCAACGCGGATACTACCAACCAGTCTAACGACGATGATACCATTTCATCAGCTCAGAAAGACATCTTAAACACATACAACCAGGACAGTAAGACGGCAACGTTGCCAACTAGCAACAACACCACGCCTACTTCAACGGCACCATCAACTACGCCTACGACGACTAATGCTGCTACCACGCCTGATAACTCGTCAAAGGCCAAGGCCGCTGACATTACGGTTGGCAACACTGATACCAACAACCAGCCTTACAGCAAGGACACTTCAATCCCTGTGACGGTTGCCATTGATGGTAAGGGTCAGACTTACCAAAAGGGTGACCAAATCAAGGTTTGGTTTGATAACCAAAACAACCAGGCCGCAACCTTTGTTGGTGGTGATTCAGCGGTTTTGAACGCACCAAGCACTGGCTCATTCGCAGTCTTGCCTGATAGCTCTGGCTTCACTTACACTTTCAACCAGGATACTACGGCAACTGATCCTTTGGCTGTCCAGACTTTAATCACGGTTAAGCCTGGTTCTTACTATGACGAAGCTATCCACCTTAACGCTACTTACACCAGCGTTGCTGATGGTAAGAGCCTGCCTCTTACGACTACTAATGCTGCCCTTGCCATTGGTACCCCTGATGACAACCCCGCAACGATTGCATCCAGCACGGCTACTTCAACGACTGCTTCTCAGGCAGCCTCAACTTCAGCTGCTAAGAGTGCTGCGGCATCTACTTCTACCTCAGCCAGCGCTGCTGCTTCAACTGCTAAGAGCCAGGCCAACACTAACATTTTGAGTGCTAGTGGTTCACTGGCTGGCTCAACGGCTGCTTCTACTAGTGGCTCTGTTGCCGGCTCAACTGCTGCCTCAACGTCAGCATCAACTAGCGGTTCACTGGCTGCTTCAACTTCAGCCTCACAAAGTGCGGCTGATGCTGGTAAGCCTGCCAAGGACCATCACAAGCCAGGCGAAAAGCCAGGTAAGCACCACGACCACAAGCCTGGTGAGGGTAAGCCTGAACCAGCCAAGTTCGACCGTCACCACCACGGTCACAAGGCCCCTAAGTCAGCCTCAGCCCTGCCTGACACGGCTAAGACTGCCAACAACAACCAAGCTGCCGAAGCTGCGGCTTTGCTTGGTCTTGGTGCCTCAGCTGCAACTTATGCCTTCTTCACTAAGAAGCGTAAGGACGTTTAA
- a CDS encoding DUF3021 domain-containing protein, with protein sequence MKAVLKYLWRMALRGLCVGYGFAMFFSLINGTHYWMPSSPEFVNRFSSPLMATLVSTFLWMGMGLVFGAANYIFNIERWSIDRQRIVHFLVTYVGFSILAFLADWFNLNTVNFLVFSLIYVGYYLLAGAIYKRWARQNVDQLNQKLQQIRR encoded by the coding sequence ATGAAGGCAGTTTTGAAATATTTGTGGCGCATGGCCCTGCGGGGATTGTGCGTTGGCTACGGCTTTGCCATGTTCTTTTCACTAATCAATGGGACCCATTACTGGATGCCCAGTTCCCCAGAATTTGTGAACCGCTTTAGTAGCCCCTTGATGGCAACGCTGGTGTCCACTTTTTTGTGGATGGGGATGGGCTTAGTCTTTGGTGCGGCAAATTACATTTTCAACATTGAGCGTTGGAGTATTGACCGGCAAAGGATTGTTCACTTCCTGGTGACATATGTTGGCTTCAGTATTTTAGCCTTCCTGGCTGACTGGTTTAATTTAAACACTGTGAATTTTCTGGTCTTTTCGCTAATTTACGTCGGTTATTACTTGCTAGCAGGGGCCATTTACAAGCGTTGGGCCCGGCAAAATGTCGACCAGCTCAACCAAAAATTACAACAAATTCGCCGTTAA
- a CDS encoding LytTR family DNA-binding domain-containing protein, with the protein MEVSFNVNPDLPENNLSLNVRQENRGMLDLFDDLRDLVDRQQLQVSDEDGYRYIPVYQIERVYTEKKAVYCQTQSGVYRVAARIYQLRDELSRHRFIQISSGEIVNRAMIERFALTQSGLYQVILTNGQVCFASRRYMQQIRKEYLS; encoded by the coding sequence ATGGAAGTTTCTTTTAATGTGAATCCGGACTTACCCGAAAATAATTTGAGTTTAAATGTCCGGCAGGAAAACCGGGGGATGCTGGATCTGTTCGATGATCTCAGGGATTTGGTCGACCGGCAGCAACTCCAAGTCAGTGATGAGGACGGCTACCGTTACATCCCGGTTTACCAAATTGAACGGGTCTATACCGAGAAAAAAGCGGTCTACTGTCAAACCCAGTCCGGTGTTTACCGGGTGGCGGCCCGGATTTATCAGTTGCGGGATGAGTTGTCCCGGCACCGCTTTATTCAGATATCAAGCGGGGAGATTGTCAACCGGGCAATGATTGAACGCTTTGCCCTGACCCAATCGGGTCTTTATCAGGTGATTTTAACCAATGGGCAGGTTTGCTTTGCTTCCCGACGTTACATGCAGCAAATTCGAAAGGAGTACTTATCATGA